GGCTGCGGCTCCCAGGGAGCACCAGAAAACGGCTCCCAGGGACGCACCGGCGGCAAAGGCATAACCTTCCGTTACCATATGCAGGGAAAAGAAGACGAGGGTGGCCTGGGCCGGAGAGACAGGAGCGCCATACCGTCGCGGAAAAGGCCTTTTCAGGATATTGGTCAGGAGAATGTACATGAAGGGCAGGCCTCCCAACAGTCCTGTCATGGCGAAGATGGCTCCGTAGGAGGTGCCTGGTTCAATGACCCCCGTACGCAGGGAAACGGCATAGGAAACAATGCGCTGGGAGGCGAATCCGACTCCGTAAACGGGGGAGTCCAGAAATTCACGTTTTCTGTCGTTCCATAAAATTTCCCGGGAGGAAAAGGTTCCGCCCGATTTTTCATTGGCCTCCTGCTTGGAGATCATGCCGGAGGCAAAATGCCCCATGAGCGGATAGGCGGCTCCCGATACAAGAAGCAGGCAGACGCCTGTTTTCAGCAACTGATGCGGCTTGTCCTTCAGGAACATGAAGAATAGATAGCCCGAAGCGGCGGCCGTGGCCAGGAAGGCGCCCCGTGAGGCGGAAAGAAGAACGGAACACAGGCAGGCCAACATCATGAACAACCTGGGAAGTGACAAGGTTCCGTAAGTCATCATCTCCTTCAGCGTCCGGTACAGCAGATGAATGAAGCCGACGCCGGCCATGGGGCCCAGAAGCATGGACTGGACGGTCAGACCGCCGAAAAGCCCCGCAGTACCGGGAGAGGCCTTGTAAAAGGTGGTCATGTAGTTGATGCCTGCAAAGTAACAGAAAAAGGAGGCTACGCCGATGAAAACGCTCAGGCGCATGACCCATTCATAAAGCCGGATGCGGAATTCCTCCAATGTTGGGGAAGACAGCAGAGGACTCAGGACGATGAAGACGAGCAGGCTGTAGCATAGTCTCACCCAGGGTTGGAAAATGGGGAGCGGATTGGCCAGGATGATGCTTGCCGCGCAGGCTAGGACAAGGAAGGCCATGGGCAGGCTGATACGAAGGTTTCTCGTCAGCAGCACGACGGCTGTTCCCGCCGCGAAGGCAAGCGGATAAAGAGGGGACAAGGCGGCCAGGGGCCCCAGAATGGGTGAGGCCATGGCAATCATGAACGCAAAGGCCCAGGCGCCGTGGTTCCTGATATATTGCAGAATTTTTTTCATGGGCCGGTTTGTCCTCCGTTTCCGTTTTCCGTTCGTTCGCTTCCTGCCGGGTCGATCTGGTCCAGAAAACGGGTGATCAGGATGTTGATGTCATATTCATGGCAGACGCTCTGCGGATAGCGTTCCTTGTCAAACCGGCTGATGAGTGCGGCCAGGCCGTCATGGTCACGGGGTGCGAACAGCCATTTGTCTTTGTCTTCCGGGGGAATGTATTCCGCTCCCCCCTGACCGCAGCATGTCATGAAGGGAACGCCGCAGGCGTGCGCCTCCAACAGAACGCAGCCGAAGCCCTCAAAGAAGGAAGGCAGCACGAAGAGGTCCAGGGAATGGTAAAAGGCGGCCAGTTCGGTGTGAGGAATTTCCGTCTGAAAAGTAATGCTGCTTTCCAGGCGGTGCTCCCGCACATAGGCGCGGCATTCTTCCAGGGTGGGGCCGGTTCCGATGAATTTCAGTAAAATGCCGGAGCCCTGTTCCCGCGCGAGAAGTTGTTCCACCGCCTTGACCAGGGTGATCTGGTCCTTGAGGTCCACGAAATTCCCCACACAACCTATCGTCAGCTTTTCGTTCTTCCGCTGGCGGGGTGAGGGATGAAATTGGCCGGTGTCCACCCCATTGTACAGGATGAGCGATTTTTTGGGAGTGATGGGAGGCAGGTTCTGCACCAGGGACAGGCTGTTACGGTAGGATTCGAAATAGTCTTGGGGGTTGACGGCCGGGAATTCAAGAAGATGGCGCTCCACGAATTTGCTGATGGAAACGTGGCAGTCCATTCTGTTGAAAAGTCTGATGTTCTTCTTCGCCCGGTAGCGCGCATTGAAGGCGCAGGAGGCAAATTTGCCGTTTCTGATGGTGTAGGGATCACCGTCATGATGCTGGACCAGTGCCACGGTCTGTGGAGAGGCGGCTTTCAGGGAAAGTGCGCACGCCGCAAATACGGAGGTGTGGGCGTGCGCCACGGCGATATGGTCCGGGGAAAAACCGGCGCGCCGGAAAGCTTTCAGGAACAGGGCTGAGTTGATCCCGTTAGTCAGGCCGTTCAGGATCAGGGAAGGCATTTGGAGGAAAGGGAAAAGGCGCACCGTGATACCTTTATAATCATAGGAGGTGCGGCGGTCGAAGGGGGAGGCCGGCTTGAAAACGAGCACGTCCCGGTAGCGCCCCGTCTTTTTGATGGCCCGTACCTGGTCATAAATGAAGGGCCCCCGGAATGACGATTCCGTGGGAAAAAAGGGAGTGATGACAAGGTAATACGGCTTCATGGAATGCAGCTCCGTTATTTGATGCTCCTTTTCAGTTTTTTAAGCCGCTGGAACAGGGCTTCCCCCCATCTGCGGAGCCGGGCCGCGGCGGACGTCCCCAGCATTTTTTCCAGGTTGTTCCAGAATTCGATCTTCCATAAGTCCTTTTCCATGCGGTAGCTCCATGCCCGGTACATTTCGGAGACGATCAGGCGCAGGTCTTCCTCAGCCTGTTGTCCCTCGCGGATGTCCTCCGGGGCGGCCTCCTGTCCGGCAAGGTCGGAGAAAATGGCGTTCCAGGTCTGGAAGACGGCTTCATCATTGAAAGGCAGAAGACTTTCTCTGGCCTGCTCACTCTGGCGGGCGTACAATTCTTCGTCCAGCATGAGGGCGGCTATCCTGTCCGCCATGCCGCGCCGGTCCCCATAAGGGAGGACGGACACTCCCCGGCGGTTGTGCAGGAGTTCCAGGTAGGGAATATCATACATGACCGTGGGGATGCCGCGTGCCTTCGCCTCTGCCAGAACCAGGCAGAATGATTCCGCCTGAGAGGTCAGCAGATGGATGCCGCTTTCCGCATAAAGGGGTTCCACATCAGCCTGTTCGGGGATGAATGTCACGCTGGAGCTGATGCCCAGAGCTTTGGTTAATTGGAGGAGTTTTCCGGATTCCGCCCCGTGGCCTCCCGCCATGACCAGTCTGGCATCAGGCACGCGGGGCAATAGTTCCGCCATGATGTACAGGGCTTCTTCCGGCATTTTGGGTTCCATGGGGCGCCCAAGCCACAGCAGTGTGCGCCTGGAGCGCGGCGGAGTCGGAACAGGCGCGGAGGCCGCATGCCTGACGGGATTCTGAACGTAATGGGCGCGGCAGCCCAGAGCAGTCCAGAACCGGCGGTCTGTTCCGGAAACAACGGCTACGGCGTCGCAGAGGCGGGCGGTTTCCAGATGGGAATCATACATCCCTTCATCCCCCGTCAGGTAGAGGGGGGTAGGGAAGGAGAAATGGATATTGAGGATGGTTTTGACCGGAAGAGGGCGGAGGATGGCCGCCGTTTCCATGGCAGCGGCATAAAAGGCGCCGTGCAGAATGACCAGGGAGGGACGGTGTTCGCGGATGATTTTTTCCCACTGGTCCTTCCGGGAGGATTCCCGGCTGAGGCAGGCGAACCGGCAGTAGTTTTCCAGGGACGGGCGCAATTTGCCTACGGGTTGTTCCGTGACGAGAAGGACGTGGATTCCGTGTTTGGCAAAGATGAGGGTTTGCGCCTCCACAACGCGTTCAATGCCCCCCAGGTTTTCCAGGGAGGGGAAGTAGATGGCCAGGGTAGGGATGTTTGTCGTCATGGCTTTCATTGGGGACGTTTGCCGATCAGCCTGGGACAGCACCGGTTGAAGAAAAGGATCAGGAGGTACTCAATGCCGAGAAAGAGGATGAAAAAGCCGATTTTTCCGAATGTGTTCGTTTTAAACCAGGCGTGGTAGTACAGGCCGAAGATGGGCATGTGCGTGGCAAAGACGATCAGGGAGTTTTTCCCGTAAAAGCGCAGGGGGCGCAATAGTTTCACTCCGTCCAGGTATTTGGCGCACAAGAGGGAAAAGGCAATGAAACATGCGGAGCAAACCATTTGCCAGGCCATGTACGGGAGAAGGCGCATCCAGGGCAGAAGTCCGTAGCCGGCATTGATCAGCACGACGGGAATGATGCAGAGGAGCAGGAGAAATTTGCTGTGTCCGTTTTCAACCAGTTGCAGCAGTTTTTTACCGTACAGGGCCCCCAGCGTGAAATAAATCAGGAAATACAGGATATGGGAAAGCGGGAAAAGAGGAGTGATGGGGTTGTATTCCGGACGCGCCCACAGGAACAGGCCCGCCAGGGAGCACGCCAGGCTGGCGCCCACAGTCATGATGGGCGAAAGGAATTTTTTCAAAAACGCATAAAGGAGGGTGATGCAGAACAGGCCTATGAAGAACCAGAGCGCTCCGTTCAGAACCTGATAGGAATAAACGGCATGGGGGCCGAACAAGCTGTCCGTGAACGGACGGAAGCCGGTTTTCTGATGAAGCGCGAGGAGCAGTTCGTGCAGTTTGTACAGAAGCAGGGTGAACAGATAGAACGTGAGGAAGGGAACCAGAAGGGTTCTGGCCTTCGCCGCGATCAGTTCATGCCATGGTTTTTCCCTGAAAAAGACGCCGGAAACGAAGCAGAAGATGGGCATGTAGTACGGCAGGGTGATCCATGACGGCATGCACCCCGGGTCATATTCGTAATGGACGTGCATCAGGACCACCCAGAGGACCGAAAAGCCCTTGAGGAAGTCAAGATAGGAAATGCGCCCGGAAGCGGCATGGGGAAGGTCGGCATTCATGGCACCATCTGGTAAATGTGGTTGATTTCCCCCTCGTTTCCGTAATCGCGGGCGGCGCAGTTGCCGGAAAGTCTCCGCCTCAGTTCGGGATGGTCGATAAGCCGTGCCGCCGCCTGCGCCACTGCCTCCGCGCTCATGTCCGTGATAATGCCGTCAATGCCGTCTTCAATCTGGCTGGTGGCCGTGGGATATCTGGTGACAATGACGGGTTTCCCCAGGATTTGGGCCTCCCGGACGGAGACGGATTTTCCCTCCACATTGGAAGGCTGCACATAAATATCGCAATGGCGGAAGTAGGGATACGGATTGGCCGCGGCTCCCGCCAGAATGAAATGGTCCTGAAGGTTCAGCTTACTGATGCGCTCCCTTAAGACGGATTCCAGATGCCCTTCTCCAAGGACTGTCCATTTGATCCGGTAACCACTGTCAAGCAGGATGCGGCAGGCATCCATGGCCCGGTCATAGGCCTTTTCCTCGCAGAGACGCCCTACTGTCAGAAGTGATATGCCTTGTTCCGGGCCTGCGGGGGCGGGGAGGGAAGTTTGTGCCTGGCTTCTGATAAAGGCGGGAGACAGGATGTTTTCAATGACGCATGCCTTGGCCGCCAGGCCCGGATGGCTGCGGAGGAAGGACTGCATGGCGCTTTCAGACACCAGGACGATTTTATCCAGCCGGTTCCACATTTTTCCGTCCATGCGCATGAATGGCCTGACGCTTCCGTAGTCCGTATGATACCAGCCCAGCTTCACATCGGCTTTTACCTTGTCCGAGATGACGTCATGGAAGCCGAGGAAACTGATGCCGAGGTCATAATGCCTGTTGCTGATGTCCGGAAGCCACGGAAGCATGAGACGCTGGCAGTATTGCATGATGCCGTGTTCGTGGACCGGTCTGCCCATCATTTTATAACGGACCGCCGCCAGCAGAATGCCCAGTTTCTTCATCAGATAGAGGAAACGGTGCTTTCCATTCCGGAGGTTCAGGGGGGCGACAAGCGTCCTGTATGCGGAAATTTCCGGAAGAAGATTTACCTGGGGAGGGATCATGTCCATGAATTCCCCTTCATGGCTGAACAGGAACAGGTCTACGTCGTACTGCGTGTAGTCGATGGCGTGCAGCAACCCCAGAAGGCTGCGTTCTGCTCCTCCTATATGCATGTAGGTCATCGTGATGATGATTTTTTTCCTGGCGGGGGTCATCTGTTGCTTTTGGCGTAAAGGGTGTGGGCGCATGAAGCCAGGCGCTGGGATATCAGGGCCGCCGTCAGGAACAGCCTGTTGCTTCCCGGCAATTTCGCCAGGGCGTGCCGCCCTTCGTTCCGGTAATGGAGCAGAAGCTTCCAGACCAGGGAGCGGATGTCCTTCCTGTAATAGCCGGTTGTGCGGGTGTTCCGCAGATAGACGTCTGCCTGGACGGTTTCCCGGTCCAGAAGAAGCTGGCGGAACTGCGCGCCGTCCGGGAGGGCCCGGCAGTAGTCGCCGGTCAGGCGGACCGCCCT
This genomic stretch from Akkermansia biwaensis harbors:
- a CDS encoding glycosyltransferase family 4 protein, which codes for MTTNIPTLAIYFPSLENLGGIERVVEAQTLIFAKHGIHVLLVTEQPVGKLRPSLENYCRFACLSRESSRKDQWEKIIREHRPSLVILHGAFYAAAMETAAILRPLPVKTILNIHFSFPTPLYLTGDEGMYDSHLETARLCDAVAVVSGTDRRFWTALGCRAHYVQNPVRHAASAPVPTPPRSRRTLLWLGRPMEPKMPEEALYIMAELLPRVPDARLVMAGGHGAESGKLLQLTKALGISSSVTFIPEQADVEPLYAESGIHLLTSQAESFCLVLAEAKARGIPTVMYDIPYLELLHNRRGVSVLPYGDRRGMADRIAALMLDEELYARQSEQARESLLPFNDEAVFQTWNAIFSDLAGQEAAPEDIREGQQAEEDLRLIVSEMYRAWSYRMEKDLWKIEFWNNLEKMLGTSAAARLRRWGEALFQRLKKLKRSIK
- a CDS encoding glycosyltransferase, whose product is MTPARKKIIITMTYMHIGGAERSLLGLLHAIDYTQYDVDLFLFSHEGEFMDMIPPQVNLLPEISAYRTLVAPLNLRNGKHRFLYLMKKLGILLAAVRYKMMGRPVHEHGIMQYCQRLMLPWLPDISNRHYDLGISFLGFHDVISDKVKADVKLGWYHTDYGSVRPFMRMDGKMWNRLDKIVLVSESAMQSFLRSHPGLAAKACVIENILSPAFIRSQAQTSLPAPAGPEQGISLLTVGRLCEEKAYDRAMDACRILLDSGYRIKWTVLGEGHLESVLRERISKLNLQDHFILAGAAANPYPYFRHCDIYVQPSNVEGKSVSVREAQILGKPVIVTRYPTATSQIEDGIDGIITDMSAEAVAQAAARLIDHPELRRRLSGNCAARDYGNEGEINHIYQMVP
- a CDS encoding glycosyltransferase, with protein sequence MKPYYLVITPFFPTESSFRGPFIYDQVRAIKKTGRYRDVLVFKPASPFDRRTSYDYKGITVRLFPFLQMPSLILNGLTNGINSALFLKAFRRAGFSPDHIAVAHAHTSVFAACALSLKAASPQTVALVQHHDGDPYTIRNGKFASCAFNARYRAKKNIRLFNRMDCHVSISKFVERHLLEFPAVNPQDYFESYRNSLSLVQNLPPITPKKSLILYNGVDTGQFHPSPRQRKNEKLTIGCVGNFVDLKDQITLVKAVEQLLAREQGSGILLKFIGTGPTLEECRAYVREHRLESSITFQTEIPHTELAAFYHSLDLFVLPSFFEGFGCVLLEAHACGVPFMTCCGQGGAEYIPPEDKDKWLFAPRDHDGLAALISRFDKERYPQSVCHEYDINILITRFLDQIDPAGSERTENGNGGQTGP
- a CDS encoding acyltransferase family protein gives rise to the protein MNADLPHAASGRISYLDFLKGFSVLWVVLMHVHYEYDPGCMPSWITLPYYMPIFCFVSGVFFREKPWHELIAAKARTLLVPFLTFYLFTLLLYKLHELLLALHQKTGFRPFTDSLFGPHAVYSYQVLNGALWFFIGLFCITLLYAFLKKFLSPIMTVGASLACSLAGLFLWARPEYNPITPLFPLSHILYFLIYFTLGALYGKKLLQLVENGHSKFLLLLCIIPVVLINAGYGLLPWMRLLPYMAWQMVCSACFIAFSLLCAKYLDGVKLLRPLRFYGKNSLIVFATHMPIFGLYYHAWFKTNTFGKIGFFILFLGIEYLLILFFNRCCPRLIGKRPQ
- a CDS encoding O-antigen ligase family protein: MKKILQYIRNHGAWAFAFMIAMASPILGPLAALSPLYPLAFAAGTAVVLLTRNLRISLPMAFLVLACAASIILANPLPIFQPWVRLCYSLLVFIVLSPLLSSPTLEEFRIRLYEWVMRLSVFIGVASFFCYFAGINYMTTFYKASPGTAGLFGGLTVQSMLLGPMAGVGFIHLLYRTLKEMMTYGTLSLPRLFMMLACLCSVLLSASRGAFLATAAASGYLFFMFLKDKPHQLLKTGVCLLLVSGAAYPLMGHFASGMISKQEANEKSGGTFSSREILWNDRKREFLDSPVYGVGFASQRIVSYAVSLRTGVIEPGTSYGAIFAMTGLLGGLPFMYILLTNILKRPFPRRYGAPVSPAQATLVFFSLHMVTEGYAFAAGASLGAVFWCSLGAAAAYRHQIHTHPLEIP